GAACCCAATGAGCGATACCGACGACCCGAACACGGACGAAACGACGACGCGGCCCGCCTGTCCCAACTGTGGACAGCCGGTCGTCGTCACGACGGTCTCCGGACCGTTTGCCGGCTTCGCAACCCCCTGTGGCTGTCGCGTTCCACCCAAGGGACTCACCGACTCGAGACCCGGGCACTGATCCCGTGGACGACGGTACGTACGCAGACTGTGCGAACCGATCAGCGTTCCAGAGCCGTCCGTGAGCGGGGCGCTCTCGGAGCCGTCTCGTTACTCGGCGTCCTCGAGCGCCGGGAGCGTCAGCCGGAAGGTCGAACCGTCGCCGGCTTCGGTGTCGACCCAGATATCGCCGCCGTGGCGTTCGATGATCCGGTGGCAAAGCGCCAGACCGATCCCGGTTCCGGGGTGTTCCTCGTGACTGTGTAACCGCTGGAACACCTCGAACACGTGTTCGGCGTCGTCCGGATCCATTCCGATTCCCTCGTCGCGGACCGAGACGAGCCACTCCGCGCCGTCGCGCTCGGCCGAGATGTGCACCCGCGGCGGCTCGTCGCCGCTGTATTCGATGGCATTGCTCAGCAGGTTCTGGAAGACCTGTCGCAACTGGTCCGGGTCACCGCAAACTCGCGGAAGCGATTCCACCGTGATGTCCGCCTCCTTCTCGGCGATACGCAGCCGCAAGTCCTCGCGAACGTCGTCGCAAACGGTATCGAGGCCGACCGGCTCGAGGTCGCTTCCCTGCGTTTCGACCCGCGAGTAGGCGAGCAATCCCTCGATCATCGCCGACATTCGGTCGGCCCCGTCGACGGCGAACGCGAGGAACTCGAGGCCGTCCTCGTCGAAGGCGTCGCTGTAGCGCCGTTCGATCAGCTGGAGATAGCTCGAGACCATCCGCAGGGGCTCCTGGAGGTCGTGGGAGGCGGCGTAGGCGAACTGCTCTAAGCGTTCGTTGGACTCCTCGAGTTTTCGCTGGTACTCCGCGGCCGCGGTGACGTCCCGGAGGACGACCATCCCGGTGGTTCGTTCCCCGGGGGTTCGGATCGGAAGGGTGTAGACCAGCAGTTCTCGCTCGTGAGTGTTCAGTTCGAAGGTGCGTTCCTCGCCGTCGAGTGCGGCCCGGAAGTGGGGTTCGATCTTCTCGAGTAGTTCGTCCGAATAGCGGTCGTGGATCGTCTCCCCGATCACGTTCTCTCGCTCCATTCCGAGTTCGTCCATGAGTTGGCCGCCCGCGGCCGTGTATCGAAGTTCGTCGTCGAACAGGGCGACGATACCGCCGGGGAAGTTCTCCGCGAGGGTGCGATAGCGCTGTTCGCTCGCCTCGAGGCGTCGCTGGCGTTCCTTGCGGTCGGTAACGTCCCGGACGACGCCAACGCGCGCGTACGACTCGGTATCGCCCCACTCACCGTCGAGAGCGAGGCTTTCGATGCTGGACGTGGCCACGCTCGAGCGCGCGCTGTGGACCGTTGGCAGTTTCGTGACGGTCGCCTCGATCGGAACTCGGGTACCCGCTTTCGTCTCGAGCGTCGCGTCGATCGTCGGGACGTCGCTCTCGTCGGCGGCGACCTTTCGGGCGAGACCCATCACCGCGTCGTCGACGACGAGCGAGGCGTGGGCTCCGAGCAGTTCGTCGCGATCGTAGCCGGTTAGCTCCGCGTACGCCTCGTTGACGGTGGTGAATCGATCGTTCTCGTCGAGCGCGTAGATCCCGTCCTCGACCGTTTCGATGATCCGCTCGTAGCGCTCGAGTTGCTGCTCTCGGCGCTTCCGGTCGGTGATGTCCCGGAAGTAGACGGAGAGTCCGGTCTCGGACGGGTACGCCTGTATCTCCATCCACATCTCGAGTGTTCCCGAATAGCGCTCCCAGGAGAGGGTCTCCTGGGTTCTCATCGCTTTGTGATACTGCGTGATGAGGTCCGATCGCGTTCCACCGGGGAACCGCTCCCAGACGTTCTCGCCGAGGAGTTCCTCGCGGTCGTAGCCCAGGAGGTCTTCGGCGCGCTCGTTGACGTGTGTGAACTGCCACGACTCGTCGAGCGCGTAGAACGCGTCCGAAACGCGCCCGAGAATGTCGCTTAACTCCGTCTCGAGTTCGCTCTTGCGGCGCTCGAGTCCGCGCTCGTGACGAAGCCGGTCGAACGTCACTTCGAGGCTCGAAGCGACTACTTTGGCGAGCGAGAGGTCGCCGTCGTCGAACGTGTTACGCGCCTCCGAGCCGATGAGAACGACGCCGTAGTCGCCGATCGGGAGACAGATCTCGCTTCGGACCGGCGTCTCCGGATTGTACACGTCCGGATCGCCGGTCACGTCGCTGTAGATTTCCGGTTGTCCGGTGTCGAAGACCCGCCAGGCGATCCCCTCGCCTTCTCCGAACGTCGGAAGGTCGTCGAACAGCGCGTCCGCCGGTTCGGACCACGCGATCGGTCGTAGCTCCCGCGACGCCGAGTCGTAGCGGTAGATCCCGTTGATCTCGAGATCGAGGATGTCGAACAGGTGGTGACAGGCCCGTTCGGCCACCTCCCGGTCGCTCGTCCCCTCGAGCCACTCGCGGACGGCCTCGTTCAGCTGTCGTAACTGGTAGGCCCGACGGTGTTGCTCGCTGACGTCGTAGTAGAGCTCGATTCGACCGCCGGCGTACGGGCCGGAGTCGATCGGTTTGCTCCGATACTCGAGCCAGCGTTCGTCGCGGTTCGGTCCCTCCGTCACGTGACACTCGACGCGGTCGACGTAGCTCTCGTCGTCGTAGGTTTCGAGGACGGCCGCCGAAAACGCCGCCGGATCGGCTACTCGATCGCCAATCGTGTCCTCGAGCACCGCTCGTTTGTCCCGGTCAAGGACGGCCGCTGGATCAATGCCGAAGTACTCCTCGGCGGCGCCGTTGACTAACGCGACGTCGAACGACTCGTCGAGGACGAAGACGCCGACATCGGCCGCCTCGAGAACGGTGCGCATCGCGTCGAACGAGTTCGACGAGTACCGTGCTTCGGCCGCTGTTGACGACTGCGACGGGGCCGCTCGAGAATCGTATTCGTCGATCTCGGAGACGACGCCGACGGCACCGTGACACCCGTCGTCCGTTCGGAACGTATCCAACCGGAACTCGCTGGGGACGGTCGTTCCATCGATGGTTCGAAGCCCGACCTCGAGGGCCGTCGCATCGGTCCCCTCTCGGCGGCGCTGGTCGCGGAGTATCGCCTCGATTCGGTCGGCGTCCGTCGCCGACACCAGCCGCGAGACGTGGGTGTCGAGGAGTTCCTCGCGGACGTATCCGGTTCTCTCGAGGAGCGTGTCGTCGACTGCGACGAGTCGCTCGGAGTCGTCGAGTTGAAAGAGACCGCCTTCGACCGCGTCGAGGAGCGTCCGATAACACCGTCGGGCCGTCCGATCAGTACCGGCGGCTTCGAACCCCGTACTCGGCGATTCCGCCCGTTCACTCATGGCGAGAATCAGGCTACTGGGACGGATAAGTCCAGCGCCAGATGACAACTGCGGTACCGATTTTGGCGAGTCCGGCACCGGTCACGTCAGACGAAATGCGCCGAGGACCAATCGCTCGAGGAAGCACTATACGACCGTACACTGGGTCCGAACGCGGGCCGGTGTCCACTCGATCGATGCCGCAGGTGTCACCCCTGTATCAGCGGTCGGGTTCGGAATCGCGACCGCTTCCCGGTTTCGGATCGAGATGCGGCTGCGGCACGAGCGCCTCGATCGGTCGTGCGTCGAGCCACTCGAGGAGCGCCACCAGTTGCTCGGCCGCCGCTTCGAACAGCCGCTCGCCGATCTCGGGCGTCGCGTCGGTCTGGTCACCGAAGACGCCGTTCGAACTGTTCTCGAGGCAGTCGTAGAACGTGGTCGCGCCGTGGACGCGCTCCGCCTCGTAATCGAAGACCGCCCCGCCGTCGCGGGCCGTCTCGAGGTGGTCCCGGCGGACGAGGTTCTCGGCGATGTGCATGATCATGGCGGTCTCTTTCGGGCCGCCGTGGGGGCCGGGCGTTTCGAAGACCTCTTCGATCAGTTCGGGAATCGACTCGTCCCACATCCACTCGATTGCGTAGGCGGTCGCGTCGTCGTGGAGGCGGCGACCGACCTCCCTGAGGTGGGCGACGTTGCCGCCGTGGGCGTTGACGTAGACGATCCGGTCGATGCCGTGGTACGTGAGGTTTCGCGAGAGACTTTCCACGTAGTCCCGAAACACCGGTGGCTCGACCCACATCGTGCCGTGGAACTGGCGGTGGTGGGAGCTGACGCCGATCGGGATCGTCGGTGTACAGAGCGCGTCCGTCCGATCGGTCGCCTCGCGGGCGAGCGCCTCGGCGATCATGTGGTCCGTCCCCTCCGGGAGGTGCGGGCCGTGCTGTTCGGTCGACCCGATCGGAACGACCACGAGCGATTCGTTGGCGACGTAGTCGCCGAGTTCGGGCCACGTTCGGTGAGCGAGGAACATACGCAGTGGTCACCGTCGAACCGGAAAACAGTAGGTACCGACGGAACGCGATGGCGGGCGCTGAAAACGCCATCCTCCCGCGGCTCGAAATCGATGATAAGGTTTAATAGATTATGGGCGGCGAGTTATTATATGGCAGTCGTAAGCGTCTCGATGCCGGACGAACTCCTCGAGCGACTCGACCAGTTCGCGGACGAACACGGCTACACCGGTCGTAGCGAAGTCGTCCGGGAGGCTTCCCGCAACCTCCTCGGCGAGTTTCAGGACACCCGTCTCGAGGACCGGGAACTCATGGGAATCGTCACAGTGTTGTTCGATTATGAAACGACCAGCGTCGAAGAGCGAATGATGCACCTGCGCCACGAACACGAGGACCTCGTAGCCTCGAACTTCCACAGCCACGTCGGCGACCACTATTGTATGGAGCTGTTCGTGTTGGAAGGCGAACTCGAGGACATCTCGACGTTCGTCGGGAAGATCCGGGCGACCAAGGACGCGCTGACGGTCGACTATTCGGTGATTCCGGTCGACGAATTCGATCCGATCGCCCAGGGCAGATAACGCTCGAGCGGACGCCGACACTGGCCGGTAGCACAGCAGTTATGCGATTTCGGTTCCAACCACGTCATCGAGTACCAATGATCGCATGCTGTGAACCCGACTGTACGTGCGAACCTGCCTGTACGTGTGGCGACGACTGCAGTTGCGATGACTGCTGAGCTGTCACCAGAAACGAACATCCCGGCGCGCAGTCGGCTGATTGTGCGCCGTGGAACGCGTAGTTTTACTGTTATCCCGTCGAAAGAGTGCGTATGTCCTATCGGAAAGTAAACTACGAGGAAGTCGAACAGGTCTCGAGCGCGATGCATTTCCTGAGCGATCCACTCGAGACCGAGCGAGTAGGGGTGACGGTCGCTCGCTGTGATCCGGGCTGGAACAGCCAGCCCCACGATCACACGGACAACGGCCACGAGGAGGTCTACGTCCTGATCGAGGGAGAAGCGACGGTAATCGTCGACGACGATCCGGTCGCGATGGAGACCGGGGATGCGCTCTGGATCCCGCCGGAGTCGACGCGTCAGATCCGCAACGGCGACGAAGAGAGCGCGTTCGTCCTCGTCAGCGCACCGAGCATCGACGATGACGAGGACGGCGACGGGGAGTGGCTGCTCTCGGGATTCGCCGGGTGAGCGATGAGCGAACTCGACCGAGGGCCCCAGTCCGCCGAGAACGCGAACCGACGCCCGCCGAGAATCGGCGGGACGATTTAGTGGCCCCCGGTCGTCGGTGCTGGTAGGTGAGTTTCCATCTACTCGAAACACCACGCGGCGCTCTCGTTCGTTATTTCCGCGGTTCTCGTCTCCGTGCTCTCGCCGATCACCGTCTTCGGGTACACCGTTCCACCGCTCGTCGCCGTCGCCTACGGAACCGCCGCCGGCGTACTCATCGACGTCGATCACCTGCTCATCGCGCGCTTCAAAACCGGCAGTTGGGACGCCGTTCGATTCTGCCTCTCCAATCCGGCCGCAGCCGTCGCCGACCAGCGGCGCATCTTCGAGCCGGGCGACGTCGGCGTCCTCTCGAGGCTGTTGAGCCATCTCCTCATTATCGGTGTCGTGGTTCCGGTGCTCGCGCTCTCGAGCGTCCCTCTGGCGATGTTGACCGGAGTCGTGCTCTACGTCCACCTCCTCAGCGACGTCGTCTGGGACATCTGGCAACTGGATCGGGATACGGACCTTTCCACGGACGAACTCGTTCGAGAATTCCGCTAACCGGTCTCCACCAGCGCGACGAACGTTGAGCGGAACGACACGCGCCCGCCCGCTCGATCACCCGACGGCAGCGACGCGACGTTCGCGGCTTGCACAGTTTCCCCGCGGCTATATCCACATCGATGTTGTGTGACAGGATATGGACCTACTCGAGGACAGTATCGTTCCGGAACACGCACACGAGATCAAGGCCGAGGCCCGCGAGTTCGCTCGCGAACACATCGAACCGAACGCCCAGGAGCACTTTCAGGAGGGAACCTACCCGGAGGAGATTCTCGAGGCCGGGCGGGAGGCGAACCTCGTCGCCCAGGACATCCCCGAAGAGTGGGGCGGCCGGGGGCTCGACCTTCCGCAGTTGCTCGCGCTGACGGAGGAGTTCTATCGTGCGGACGCGGGCATCGCGCTGACGCTCCAGTTGGCGAGTTTCGGCTGCGAGATGACCTACGAGTACGGTTCCGACGAGCAGTGCGAGGAGTACGTTCGCCCGGTTGCGGAGGGCGAAATGCGGTCGGGCCTCGCCGTCTCGGAGCCGGAGACGGGCAGCGACCTCGCTGGGATGCAAACGACGGCCGAAACGGACGGCGACGAGTACGTCATCAACGGCGAGAAGTACTGGATCGGTAACGGCGTCGAGGCCGACTGGATCACCCTCTACGCGCGCACGGGCGACGACGAAGACAACCGCTACGGCA
The genomic region above belongs to Natronorubrum halophilum and contains:
- a CDS encoding PAS domain S-box protein, with the protein product MSERAESPSTGFEAAGTDRTARRCYRTLLDAVEGGLFQLDDSERLVAVDDTLLERTGYVREELLDTHVSRLVSATDADRIEAILRDQRRREGTDATALEVGLRTIDGTTVPSEFRLDTFRTDDGCHGAVGVVSEIDEYDSRAAPSQSSTAAEARYSSNSFDAMRTVLEAADVGVFVLDESFDVALVNGAAEEYFGIDPAAVLDRDKRAVLEDTIGDRVADPAAFSAAVLETYDDESYVDRVECHVTEGPNRDERWLEYRSKPIDSGPYAGGRIELYYDVSEQHRRAYQLRQLNEAVREWLEGTSDREVAERACHHLFDILDLEINGIYRYDSASRELRPIAWSEPADALFDDLPTFGEGEGIAWRVFDTGQPEIYSDVTGDPDVYNPETPVRSEICLPIGDYGVVLIGSEARNTFDDGDLSLAKVVASSLEVTFDRLRHERGLERRKSELETELSDILGRVSDAFYALDESWQFTHVNERAEDLLGYDREELLGENVWERFPGGTRSDLITQYHKAMRTQETLSWERYSGTLEMWMEIQAYPSETGLSVYFRDITDRKRREQQLERYERIIETVEDGIYALDENDRFTTVNEAYAELTGYDRDELLGAHASLVVDDAVMGLARKVAADESDVPTIDATLETKAGTRVPIEATVTKLPTVHSARSSVATSSIESLALDGEWGDTESYARVGVVRDVTDRKERQRRLEASEQRYRTLAENFPGGIVALFDDELRYTAAGGQLMDELGMERENVIGETIHDRYSDELLEKIEPHFRAALDGEERTFELNTHERELLVYTLPIRTPGERTTGMVVLRDVTAAAEYQRKLEESNERLEQFAYAASHDLQEPLRMVSSYLQLIERRYSDAFDEDGLEFLAFAVDGADRMSAMIEGLLAYSRVETQGSDLEPVGLDTVCDDVREDLRLRIAEKEADITVESLPRVCGDPDQLRQVFQNLLSNAIEYSGDEPPRVHISAERDGAEWLVSVRDEGIGMDPDDAEHVFEVFQRLHSHEEHPGTGIGLALCHRIIERHGGDIWVDTEAGDGSTFRLTLPALEDAE
- a CDS encoding creatininase family protein, with protein sequence MFLAHRTWPELGDYVANESLVVVPIGSTEQHGPHLPEGTDHMIAEALAREATDRTDALCTPTIPIGVSSHHRQFHGTMWVEPPVFRDYVESLSRNLTYHGIDRIVYVNAHGGNVAHLREVGRRLHDDATAYAIEWMWDESIPELIEEVFETPGPHGGPKETAMIMHIAENLVRRDHLETARDGGAVFDYEAERVHGATTFYDCLENSSNGVFGDQTDATPEIGERLFEAAAEQLVALLEWLDARPIEALVPQPHLDPKPGSGRDSEPDR
- the nikR gene encoding nickel-responsive transcriptional regulator NikR; protein product: MAVVSVSMPDELLERLDQFADEHGYTGRSEVVREASRNLLGEFQDTRLEDRELMGIVTVLFDYETTSVEERMMHLRHEHEDLVASNFHSHVGDHYCMELFVLEGELEDISTFVGKIRATKDALTVDYSVIPVDEFDPIAQGR
- a CDS encoding cupin domain-containing protein, with protein sequence MSYRKVNYEEVEQVSSAMHFLSDPLETERVGVTVARCDPGWNSQPHDHTDNGHEEVYVLIEGEATVIVDDDPVAMETGDALWIPPESTRQIRNGDEESAFVLVSAPSIDDDEDGDGEWLLSGFAG